The nucleotide sequence TGCCGGCGATGTGATGGGAGACTGGATCTTTGATGAGCCCCTGACTGTGGGGGACGATATCATTTTCGAGGATATGATCCACTACACCATGGTAAAGACAAACATGTTCAACGGTGTCGCCCACCCCTCTATCGGGATTATCCGAAGGGACGGGAGTTTCGAACTGGTGCGGGAGTTCGGTTACGGGGACTACAGGAACAGACTGTCGTGAAGGCCCGGTTTTTATGCCCCCCCCCGCAGACAAAATGGATCTGCTGCTGCAGGAGGGGTGGTTCTGCATACCGGATTACAGCGGTTCTGTGCCTGCGATGATGTCCCGATAGAAGTAGTAGCTGTCCTTGGGGATCCTGCGCAGGTCGCCGTAGTCGGTATAGATGATTCCAAAGCGTTTTGTGTAGCCGTGGGCCCACTCGAAGTTATCCAGCAGGGACCAGAGGAAATAGCCTTTCAGGGGGATTCCCTCGCTGCAGAGTCGTTTACATACCTGCAGGTGTTTTTTCAGATAGTCTATTCGTTCCGGGTCGCGGCAGCGATTGCCGCTTTCGTCCAGCTGATCGGGGAAGGCCGCACCGTTTTCAGTAATATAGAGGTCCAGGGGACCGTAGTTTTCATGAACCCATTTAATCTGCCGGTATAAGCCCTCGGGAACAATGTCCCAATTCATGGCGGTTTTTTTGTGATGGGAGGGAACCCGGGTGTACTCCTCCGGAGAAGACCCCTCATACGAGACAACTTCTTCCCAGTAATAGTTCAGCCCCAGAAAGTCGATTGGAGAGGCGATTATTTCCATATCGCCGGTTTGTATCGGCATGCTTACTGCCGGCTCAATATCCAGGTGCCGCCTGGGGTAGCCCCTTCCAAAGATCGGGTCCATATATAGTCTGCTCTGTCCGTCGGTAGCCCGGTCGGCGGCATGAATATCCTCGGGGTGTCCTGTCGCAGCCCTGGGGGTGCTAAGGTTCAGGGTGATGCCGATTTCTCCTTTGATATTCATGCTGCGGAAACGCTGAACCCCCAGACCGTGGGCCAGGTTCAGATGGTGCACCGCCCTGTAGGCCTTGCTGCGGTCCCGTATTCCCGGGGCGTGTTCTCCGTAAAGGTACCCGAGGTGGGATGAACACCAGGGTTCGTTCAGGGTAATCCAGGAATCAACCCGGTCGCCAAAGGTCGTGAAACAGGCGGATGTGTAGTCGGCAAATCGTTCTGCTGTGTCCCTGGCAGTCCAGCCTCCTTTGTCTTCCAGCTCCTGGGGAAGGTCCCAGTGATAGAGGGTAATGGCCGGGCGGATACCTTTCTCCAGCAGGGCGTCGATCAGGCGATTATAATAATCGAAGCCTGCCTGGTTGGGGACATCCTTTCCTCCCGGAAAGATTCTGGACCAGGAGAGGGAAAAGCGGTAGGCCTGGAGACCTGCCTGATACATCAACTCGATATCTTCCATGTAACGGTGATACTGATCACAGGTTCTGTCTCCTGTGTGGCCGTGGCGGACTGCGCCGGGGATCCTGCAGAAGGTGTCCCAGATACTCATGGTCCTGCCGTCCTCGTTGTAAGCTCCCTCCACCTGATAGCTTGCTGTGGCGGAACCGAAGAGAAAATCTTCAGGAAAGTGCATTAAGCGTTCCTCCGTTTTTAGATGCAGTTTATTAAGGCTCATTATACCTCGATTCGTATAAGTCCGAAAGCAGGTTCCTCATAGGGATGGGCGTTTCTCAAGGCCATTATTACCGCCTCCTTATACTGGTCGTCAACAACCATCTCCACCCGGTACTCAGGCTCGGTCTGCAGCCGGCCGGTCTGTCCCAGAAAGGGGTTGCTCTTTTCGCCGGGAAGAAACTGTCCTGTTCCCCGCACCTCCCAGGAGCAATGGCTGTAGGCACCTATTGCACCTGCGCCGGCTGCAAAACAGGCCTCCTTTACCGCTTCTTTATGGGATTCGGGTACGTAAAGATAGAGTTGATACATGAGAAATCTCCTGTTGCCAGCCGAAAGGGGGCTTAGCTCTTTTTTGCGGCAAAGAGTTCTGCCAGGGTTTCCTTAAGGCTGCGCATGTTCTTGCCTCTGCCGTCCTTTCCCGGTCCTATATGAGCGGTGAACCCCAGTTTTTCCGCCGCCTTGCTGCGCATTTCCGGTTGAGGAACGGGGCGGACCTCTCCTGCAAGACTGACCTCCCCGGCAAAAACAATACGCTCCGGGGCCGCAAGACCGGTACGGGCAGAGTAGAGGGCCACCGCCAGTGGCAGATCAATCCCAACCTCATCCAGTCGGATTCCCCCGGCGACGTTGACGTAAAGGTCCTGATCGCTGAAGCGAAGGCCCGCATGCTTTTCCAGAACCGCTGCTATGCGGGAGACCCTGCGTGAATCTATGCGGTCGGCAAAGGTGCGGGAGACACCGCTCTTAGCTGGCACTGTGAGTGCCTGGATCTCCACCAGAAGCACCCGGCTTCCTTCGTAGACCGGAGCAATGGCTGCGCCCGGCGGAAGACCTCCCTCCCGGTTCTGCAGAAAAAGAGACGCCGGGTTGTCCACACCAATAAGACCCCGGTCTTCCATGGAAAAGATCCCCAGTTCGTTTACCGGACCAAAGCGGTTCTTCATGGCCCGAAGAAGCCGGATGCCCCCTTCCGCTTCCTCAAAGTAGAGTACCGCGTCTACCATGTGTTCGACCACTTTGGGCCCGGCTATGGAGCCTTCCTTTGTTACATGGGCAACAAGAAAGAGGGGTACCTGGTGTTCTTTGCACCAGTCGCTTACTTCGTGGCTGCCGTACTTGATCTGGTTTACTGTACCGGGGACGGGACCAAGTTCTTCGGAGAGCAGGGTCTGGATAGAATCTACCACTACCAGTGCCGGCTTGATTGACTCCATCTGCCGCAGGATTCCCTGAACGTCGGTTTCGCAGAGGACCTTTATCGAATCTGAAGCGGCGCCGATGCGGCGGGCCCGCATGGCGATCTGCCGGGATGATTCTTCGCCGGAAATGTAGAGTACTGTCCCCTGGCAGCGGATGCTCCTGGATGCCTGGAGCAGCAGAGTGGATTTTCCAATTCCCGGCTGACCGCCGATGAGTACGGAGCTACCGGGAACTATACCTCCCCCAAGTACCTGATTTAGCTCAGGGATTCCCGTATCCAGCCGTTGAACGGCGTCTTCAGGAATACGGGAGAGGGTTTCAGCGTGGTGGCTTATGCGGCCGGAAGACGACTTTTTCCTCTGCCGGGGAGATGCGCTCTCCTCGGACAGGGTATTCCACTCCCCGCAGGAGGGGCAGCGGCCGAGCCATTTTGCTTCGCTGTGTCCGCAGGAGGAGCAGACGAAGCGGGTGCCTGTTTTTTTCAGAAGTGGTACCGAATGCCGATACCGCCGTCCAGATCGCCGGAGGTATCGGGGAAGAGGGCTATCCCGGGAGCCAGTTCCAAAAACAGTTCGATCTTCTCGCTGGGGTAAAAGGTTACCCCCACGGGGATCCGCAGGCCCAGGCCGATGGAGGAGTCGTCGGTGTCCTTGTCTCTGGTAAAGATCCGCAGCTTGGCGCCTCCCCCCAGATACCAGCCGAAGGGTTTGGCGATTTCCTCTTCAACTTTTTCAATTCCGTTTCGCAGAAAAATATAGTCTCCATGCAGATGAACATATTCACGAAAGGACCAGGCGGCTCCAAGGACAAACTGGTTGTTCAGGGAGAAACTCAGGCCCGTCGGTTCGCCTATGATAATTCCGGCGCCGATATCGTTCGCGGCGGCGGGCAGGGCGAAGGTCAGCAGTACAAGAAGGATCAGTAGATTTCGTCGCGTCATGCTTCACCTCAATTTTGGATTATGCTTACAATACTAACACCCATGCTGCTATTTTAACAGTTCCACCATAAAAACCAGAAATGAGTTCGGCGGAATGACTCCCGGATACCCCTGCTCGCCGTATCCCAGATGGGGCGGAATTACCAGGCGGCGTTTTTCGCCTGTCTTCATGCCGCCTCCAGCCAGAATACCTTCCCGCCATCCGGGAATTACCTTGTCCAGGGAGAACTCGACTGGATCTCCGTCGAAACTGGACTGTATTACGCTGCCGTTCAGCAGGCTGAGTTCATAATGAACGGTAACCGGGCGTTTTGCCTCCACTGTCCTGCCTGAACCATGCTCCAGGATTTCGTAAAACACGCCGGACTCTGTAGAGTTTAATCCCGGCCATTTATCGATGATCTGTTTCAGGAGCCCCTGCTGGGCAGCCGCCTTTTCCCCCGCTGTCTCTTTTCTGATCTGCTGAACCAGGTTCTGGAAGCTCTGCTGATCAACGGCAAAGGATTCAGCATCCGAACCGATTCGAAGAATCTTGACGGATTTGATCCGGTCTCCGGCCTGGATTTTGTTAACCACGTCCATTCCCTCAACCACATGACCGAATACGGAATGGCGGTCGTCCAGGTGAGGGGTTTCCCGGTGTGTTATAAAGAACTGGCTGCCGTTGGTATTTGCTCCGCTGTTGGCCATAGAGAGTATTCCCGGGCTGTCGTGGCGAAGATCGGGATGGAACTCGTCGGGAAAACTGTAACCCGGACCGCCGGTACCGGTCCCCTGGGGACATCCGCCCTGGACCACAAAATCGTCCACCACACGGTGGAAATTGAGTCCGTCGTAA is from Marispirochaeta sp. and encodes:
- a CDS encoding GH1 family beta-glucosidase, yielding MSLNKLHLKTEERLMHFPEDFLFGSATASYQVEGAYNEDGRTMSIWDTFCRIPGAVRHGHTGDRTCDQYHRYMEDIELMYQAGLQAYRFSLSWSRIFPGGKDVPNQAGFDYYNRLIDALLEKGIRPAITLYHWDLPQELEDKGGWTARDTAERFADYTSACFTTFGDRVDSWITLNEPWCSSHLGYLYGEHAPGIRDRSKAYRAVHHLNLAHGLGVQRFRSMNIKGEIGITLNLSTPRAATGHPEDIHAADRATDGQSRLYMDPIFGRGYPRRHLDIEPAVSMPIQTGDMEIIASPIDFLGLNYYWEEVVSYEGSSPEEYTRVPSHHKKTAMNWDIVPEGLYRQIKWVHENYGPLDLYITENGAAFPDQLDESGNRCRDPERIDYLKKHLQVCKRLCSEGIPLKGYFLWSLLDNFEWAHGYTKRFGIIYTDYGDLRRIPKDSYYFYRDIIAGTEPL
- a CDS encoding NGG1p interacting factor NIF3; translated protein: MYQLYLYVPESHKEAVKEACFAAGAGAIGAYSHCSWEVRGTGQFLPGEKSNPFLGQTGRLQTEPEYRVEMVVDDQYKEAVIMALRNAHPYEEPAFGLIRIEV
- the radA gene encoding DNA repair protein RadA, producing the protein MKKTGTRFVCSSCGHSEAKWLGRCPSCGEWNTLSEESASPRQRKKSSSGRISHHAETLSRIPEDAVQRLDTGIPELNQVLGGGIVPGSSVLIGGQPGIGKSTLLLQASRSIRCQGTVLYISGEESSRQIAMRARRIGAASDSIKVLCETDVQGILRQMESIKPALVVVDSIQTLLSEELGPVPGTVNQIKYGSHEVSDWCKEHQVPLFLVAHVTKEGSIAGPKVVEHMVDAVLYFEEAEGGIRLLRAMKNRFGPVNELGIFSMEDRGLIGVDNPASLFLQNREGGLPPGAAIAPVYEGSRVLLVEIQALTVPAKSGVSRTFADRIDSRRVSRIAAVLEKHAGLRFSDQDLYVNVAGGIRLDEVGIDLPLAVALYSARTGLAAPERIVFAGEVSLAGEVRPVPQPEMRSKAAEKLGFTAHIGPGKDGRGKNMRSLKETLAELFAAKKS
- a CDS encoding DUF3996 domain-containing protein, with translation MTRRNLLILLVLLTFALPAAANDIGAGIIIGEPTGLSFSLNNQFVLGAAWSFREYVHLHGDYIFLRNGIEKVEEEIAKPFGWYLGGGAKLRIFTRDKDTDDSSIGLGLRIPVGVTFYPSEKIELFLELAPGIALFPDTSGDLDGGIGIRYHF
- a CDS encoding peptidylprolyl isomerase: MTNYTGNHFAAGKQSLFKTPAGIIINLLLGVFFMTSCNAQPKLNDGLYAAIKTNKGNIYLELEYQKAPLTVSNFVGLAEGTIDHDEGDGPFYDGLNFHRVVDDFVVQGGCPQGTGTGGPGYSFPDEFHPDLRHDSPGILSMANSGANTNGSQFFITHRETPHLDDRHSVFGHVVEGMDVVNKIQAGDRIKSVKILRIGSDAESFAVDQQSFQNLVQQIRKETAGEKAAAQQGLLKQIIDKWPGLNSTESGVFYEILEHGSGRTVEAKRPVTVHYELSLLNGSVIQSSFDGDPVEFSLDKVIPGWREGILAGGGMKTGEKRRLVIPPHLGYGEQGYPGVIPPNSFLVFMVELLK